The Nitriliruptor alkaliphilus DSM 45188 genome includes a region encoding these proteins:
- a CDS encoding DUF2469 family protein gives MNPDELDAYETDLELSLYREYRDVVRLYRYVVETERRFYLCNEVEVTPHPGEDLWFELRLKDAWVWDMYRPARFLKDVRVLTFRDVNVEELAHEEHDLPDFMSD, from the coding sequence GTGAACCCGGACGAGCTCGACGCCTACGAGACCGACCTCGAGCTGTCGCTGTACCGCGAGTACCGGGACGTGGTCCGTCTCTACCGGTACGTGGTCGAGACCGAGCGGCGCTTCTACCTGTGCAACGAGGTCGAGGTCACCCCCCACCCCGGCGAGGACCTGTGGTTCGAGCTCCGGCTCAAGGACGCGTGGGTGTGGGACATGTACCGCCCGGCTCGCTTCCTCAAGGACGTGCGCGTCCTGACGTTCCGCGACGTCAACGTCGAGGAGCTCGCGCACGAGGAGCACGACCTGCCCGACTTCATGAGCGACTGA
- a CDS encoding lysylphosphatidylglycerol synthase transmembrane domain-containing protein, translating to MELLRLRTGWHVLAAAVGIGAVVLLVASAGFDEAGAALAVVDPRTLVAAAMLELVAVVSLVQVYRVTFRVTGGRIGRRDGAVLGLGAVSLTQLIPGGGVAGGLFAARRFVRAGADPVAAAATVVLVGAVMLGTLGVLVAGAATVGAVTAPGYALHAVAAAAVVVLMVAAIAVLRGVLGRDGTRHRVAAWLGRRRRGAPLARSLAENLETHRDLLRRPLVLAPSTGWAAIKWTADLTVLAVLVHAAGGQVPLLAIVLAYAVANLLNGLPLTPGGIGVVELGATGTLVAFGAEPAVAAVAVLGYRALAVGLPLLLAVPVVGREIRRTRRGRIELEVTA from the coding sequence GTGGAGCTGCTCAGGCTCCGGACGGGGTGGCACGTGCTGGCGGCCGCCGTCGGCATCGGCGCGGTGGTCCTGCTGGTCGCGTCGGCCGGCTTCGACGAGGCCGGTGCCGCCCTGGCGGTGGTCGACCCTCGGACCCTCGTGGCAGCGGCGATGCTCGAGTTGGTGGCGGTCGTCAGCCTCGTGCAGGTCTACCGGGTCACCTTCCGGGTCACCGGTGGCCGGATCGGCCGGAGGGACGGCGCGGTCCTCGGCCTCGGGGCCGTGTCGCTGACCCAGCTGATCCCCGGCGGTGGGGTGGCCGGTGGCCTCTTCGCGGCACGGCGGTTCGTCCGGGCCGGCGCCGACCCCGTCGCGGCGGCTGCGACCGTCGTCCTCGTCGGTGCGGTGATGCTCGGCACCCTCGGGGTGCTCGTCGCCGGAGCAGCGACCGTCGGCGCCGTCACCGCCCCGGGGTACGCGCTCCACGCGGTTGCCGCCGCGGCCGTCGTGGTGCTCATGGTCGCGGCGATCGCGGTCCTGCGCGGCGTGCTCGGCCGCGATGGGACGCGCCACCGTGTCGCCGCGTGGCTCGGGCGACGGCGACGTGGTGCACCCCTGGCACGGTCGCTCGCCGAGAACCTCGAGACCCATCGCGACCTGCTGCGCCGCCCCCTGGTGCTCGCGCCGTCAACCGGATGGGCAGCGATCAAGTGGACGGCCGACCTCACGGTGCTGGCCGTCCTCGTCCACGCCGCCGGCGGGCAGGTGCCGCTGCTGGCCATCGTGCTGGCGTACGCCGTGGCCAACCTGCTCAACGGCCTGCCGCTGACCCCGGGCGGCATCGGGGTGGTGGAGCTCGGCGCCACCGGAACCCTGGTCGCGTTCGGCGCCGAGCCCGCGGTCGCCGCCGTCGCGGTGCTCGGCTACCGGGCCCTGGCGGTCGGTCTGCCGTTGCTGCTGGCGGTACCCGTCGTCGGACGCGAGATCCGTCGCACACGGCGGGGCCGCATCGAACTGGAGGTGACGGCGTGA
- a CDS encoding Type 1 glutamine amidotransferase-like domain-containing protein, with product MNPVAQGAIALVGGSEHGPGCEAIDRALLASSGAARPVVAVLPFASSLRTRARTVGRAVEWWTAMGAVPLIAAPETGQRSDLVDHADVIVLTGGVPDRLSARLLGTPLWSQVVARWHAGAALSGSSSGAMLFGSHRQSVRAPLAVRSGAALLAGLAVAPHHQQWAPRALASWRTRTHPHLTILGIEDATALIALPDGDRGPTWRVLGAGGLAVRRGTSTRVYRSGDVVAPESLGLWTPPVPQRTIDVAELPAPERRPQVA from the coding sequence GTGAACCCCGTGGCACAGGGTGCGATCGCGCTCGTCGGCGGATCCGAGCACGGCCCCGGGTGCGAGGCCATCGACCGTGCCCTGCTCGCGTCGTCGGGGGCGGCGCGTCCCGTGGTCGCCGTGCTGCCCTTCGCGTCCAGCCTCCGCACCCGTGCCCGCACCGTCGGGCGGGCCGTCGAGTGGTGGACCGCGATGGGGGCCGTCCCGTTGATCGCCGCGCCCGAGACCGGGCAGCGCTCCGACCTGGTCGACCACGCGGACGTCATCGTGCTCACCGGCGGGGTCCCCGACCGCCTGAGCGCCCGCCTGCTCGGCACCCCGCTGTGGTCCCAGGTCGTGGCGCGCTGGCACGCCGGGGCGGCCCTCAGCGGGTCGTCGTCGGGTGCGATGCTGTTCGGATCGCACCGGCAGTCGGTCCGGGCGCCGCTCGCGGTCCGATCGGGGGCGGCGCTGCTGGCCGGGCTCGCCGTCGCGCCGCACCACCAGCAGTGGGCACCCCGGGCACTGGCCTCGTGGCGGACCCGCACCCACCCCCACCTGACCATCCTCGGGATCGAGGACGCCACGGCGCTGATCGCCCTGCCGGATGGTGACCGGGGGCCGACGTGGCGGGTCCTCGGCGCCGGCGGGTTGGCGGTCCGGCGCGGCACCTCCACGCGCGTCTACCGCAGCGGTGACGTGGTCGCGCCGGAATCGCTCGGCCTGTGGACACCGCCGGTGCCGCAACGGACCATCGACGTCGCCGAGCTCCCCGCGCCGGAACGTCGTCCACAGGTCGCATGA
- a CDS encoding YraN family protein, with protein sequence MDPTTMHRCRLDPRELAASPLGPGALGEDLAADHLVTDGCELVARNWRLSAGELRGELDIVAVDPRLGCVVVCEVKARRDAARFGGALAAVPPRKAARIRALTAAFLREARLPYPRVRLDVVAIDLGRDPVLTHVVAAL encoded by the coding sequence ATGGACCCCACGACGATGCACCGCTGCCGCCTCGACCCGCGCGAGCTCGCCGCCTCACCGCTCGGACCGGGGGCGCTCGGCGAGGACCTCGCGGCCGACCACCTCGTGACCGACGGGTGCGAGCTCGTCGCCCGCAACTGGCGCCTCAGCGCCGGCGAGCTGCGCGGTGAGCTCGACATCGTCGCGGTCGATCCGCGGCTCGGCTGCGTGGTGGTGTGCGAGGTGAAGGCCCGGCGCGACGCGGCGCGGTTCGGTGGCGCGCTGGCCGCCGTCCCGCCACGCAAGGCGGCCAGGATCCGGGCGTTGACCGCCGCGTTCCTGCGCGAGGCGCGGCTGCCGTACCCCCGCGTCCGGCTCGACGTGGTGGCCATCGACCTCGGCCGCGATCCGGTCCTCACCCACGTGGTGGCAGCCCTGTGA
- a CDS encoding YifB family Mg chelatase-like AAA ATPase — protein sequence MRPVATVHGVALVGLEARPVRVEAVCTAGLPTTRLIGLPDTAVREAADRVRTGAIRSGATWPGDKLVVNLAPADLPKVGTGFDLPIAIAVLAASGQVPVEALAEVYAVGEVGLDGSVRAVPGVLPAAAGARHHGARTLFVPEAAGAEAALVEGLRVVPVADLAELTAVLREEAPARRCLPTPAVEEASGDDLRDVRGQAVARRAIELAAAGGHHVLLSGPPGCGKTMLARRLHGLLPKLDVDEALEVAAVRSLAGERRPDEPLSLTPPLREPHHTVSGAGLIGGGTGIPRPGELALAHRGLLLLDELLETPRWVLDALRQPLERGEVIITRSRATVRYPASVVLVAATNPCPCGHLGSPTRPCTCRPDRVERYRSRLSGPLLDRLDVQVELRPVDRDRLVGPADGEDTATVAARVAAARAVAADRWGPGVLVRDAGPEQVRATVRPAALRALATAIDQLGLSVRGFDRCLRVARTSADLAGVDAVDVEHVEEAVAYRLPEPVAVA from the coding sequence ATGAGACCCGTCGCGACCGTCCACGGCGTGGCCCTGGTCGGCCTCGAAGCCCGCCCGGTCCGGGTCGAGGCGGTGTGTACGGCGGGCCTGCCGACCACCCGACTCATCGGGCTGCCCGACACCGCGGTCCGCGAGGCAGCGGACCGCGTCCGCACCGGTGCGATCCGCAGCGGGGCCACCTGGCCGGGGGACAAGCTCGTGGTCAACCTGGCGCCGGCGGACCTGCCGAAGGTCGGCACCGGCTTCGACCTCCCCATCGCGATCGCCGTGCTCGCGGCCTCGGGCCAGGTCCCCGTCGAGGCCCTCGCCGAGGTGTACGCGGTCGGTGAGGTCGGGCTCGACGGCAGCGTCCGGGCCGTCCCCGGGGTCCTGCCCGCCGCCGCGGGCGCTCGCCACCACGGCGCGCGCACCTTGTTCGTCCCCGAGGCGGCCGGTGCCGAGGCCGCCCTCGTCGAGGGCCTGCGCGTCGTCCCGGTGGCCGATCTCGCCGAGCTCACCGCCGTGCTGCGTGAGGAGGCACCGGCACGCAGGTGCCTGCCGACGCCGGCGGTCGAGGAGGCCTCCGGCGACGACCTGCGTGACGTGCGGGGCCAGGCCGTGGCACGGCGGGCCATCGAACTCGCGGCCGCCGGCGGTCACCACGTGCTGCTGTCCGGCCCACCCGGCTGCGGCAAGACGATGCTGGCACGCCGGCTGCACGGCCTGCTGCCGAAGCTCGACGTGGACGAGGCGCTCGAGGTCGCCGCGGTGCGGTCGCTGGCGGGGGAGCGCCGCCCGGACGAGCCGCTGTCGTTGACGCCGCCGCTGCGCGAGCCCCACCACACCGTGTCCGGTGCCGGGCTGATCGGTGGGGGCACCGGCATCCCGCGACCGGGTGAACTGGCGCTCGCGCACCGCGGCCTGCTCCTGCTCGACGAACTGCTCGAGACCCCGCGGTGGGTCCTCGACGCGCTCCGGCAGCCGCTCGAGCGGGGTGAGGTGATCATCACGCGCTCACGGGCGACGGTCCGCTACCCCGCGTCGGTCGTCCTCGTCGCGGCCACCAACCCGTGCCCGTGCGGGCACCTCGGGAGCCCGACACGGCCGTGCACGTGCCGGCCCGACCGTGTCGAGCGGTACCGCTCGCGCCTGTCGGGACCGCTGCTCGACCGGCTCGACGTCCAGGTCGAGCTGCGCCCGGTCGATCGTGACCGGTTGGTCGGCCCCGCGGACGGCGAGGACACGGCCACCGTCGCAGCCCGGGTCGCCGCCGCCCGTGCGGTGGCGGCCGACCGCTGGGGACCGGGGGTCCTGGTGCGCGACGCCGGCCCTGAACAGGTCCGCGCGACGGTCCGGCCGGCAGCGTTGCGGGCGCTGGCGACCGCCATCGACCAGCTCGGCCTGTCGGTCCGAGGGTTCGACCGCTGCCTGCGGGTCGCGCGCACCTCCGCGGACCTCGCGGGCGTCGACGCGGTCGACGTCGAACACGTCGAGGAGGCCGTGGCCTACCGGCTGCCCGAGCCGGTGGCCGTCGCGTGA
- a CDS encoding DNA-processing protein DprA: MTALEVAAAHVAADGVDPERLVRVLTWLTEPGRGADGLRRAVAQAADRHAVQPALLQGDGRDLLDQVVHPPSDDVARERVGRALRCWRRDGVRVATVTDPAYPDRLRSGWPHADVPPLLAWRGDPPAAVPAVAIVGARRATGYGTGVAAWLAEAASAAGARVLSGGAVGIDAAAHLAAYAGPGGTSVVLGCGHAVRYPRPHADPGGLFDRVLDHGGTLLSEQLPDARPHAGNVRARNRIVAALADVVVVVEGGARSGALITATAAADRGTPVLAVPGDVRAPGSVAPHRLLAEGAGPCTEPADLMDVLGTSAPRDAGGPGPGAAVSVLPPDVHAILAEAWPRPVPVDDLAARSGRSAPALLGALTRARVAGETADDTAGVRLRRAPR; this comes from the coding sequence GTGACCGCGCTCGAGGTGGCCGCGGCCCACGTGGCGGCCGACGGTGTCGACCCCGAGCGTCTCGTGCGCGTGCTCACCTGGCTGACCGAACCGGGGCGCGGCGCCGACGGGCTGCGCCGCGCGGTCGCGCAGGCGGCCGACCGCCACGCCGTCCAGCCGGCGCTGCTGCAGGGCGACGGCCGGGACCTGCTCGACCAGGTCGTGCACCCACCGTCGGACGACGTCGCGCGCGAGCGTGTCGGCCGCGCGCTGCGGTGCTGGCGCCGCGACGGTGTCCGGGTCGCGACCGTCACCGATCCCGCCTACCCCGACCGGCTCCGGAGCGGCTGGCCCCACGCGGACGTACCGCCGCTCCTCGCTTGGCGCGGGGACCCCCCAGCGGCGGTGCCGGCGGTGGCCATCGTCGGTGCCCGCCGGGCGACGGGATACGGGACCGGGGTCGCCGCGTGGCTGGCGGAAGCCGCCTCGGCCGCGGGGGCCCGGGTCCTGTCGGGGGGCGCGGTCGGTATCGACGCCGCGGCCCACCTGGCCGCCTACGCCGGGCCCGGCGGCACCAGCGTCGTGCTCGGGTGCGGGCACGCGGTCCGCTACCCGCGCCCGCACGCCGACCCGGGCGGCCTGTTCGACCGGGTGCTCGACCACGGTGGGACGCTGCTCAGTGAACAGCTACCCGACGCCCGTCCCCACGCCGGCAACGTGCGGGCCCGCAACCGGATCGTCGCAGCGCTCGCCGACGTCGTGGTCGTGGTGGAGGGGGGTGCACGCTCGGGTGCCCTCATCACCGCGACGGCCGCGGCCGATCGCGGTACCCCCGTGCTCGCCGTCCCGGGTGACGTCCGTGCCCCCGGATCCGTCGCGCCCCACCGCTTGCTGGCCGAGGGAGCCGGACCGTGCACGGAGCCGGCGGACCTGATGGACGTGCTCGGCACCTCGGCGCCGCGGGACGCTGGCGGTCCCGGACCGGGCGCGGCCGTCAGCGTGCTGCCACCTGACGTGCACGCGATCCTCGCCGAGGCCTGGCCGCGGCCGGTGCCCGTGGACGACCTGGCCGCACGGTCGGGTCGATCGGCGCCGGCGTTGCTGGGTGCCCTCACACGCGCCCGCGTGGCGGGCGAGACCGCGGACGACACCGCCGGCGTGCGGCTCCGTCGAGCTCCCCGCTGA
- a CDS encoding S-layer homology domain-containing protein, with the protein MTSLTALTLVPVAPAIATEVAPPQTVTTTVEGLRLATDPEGADVASDLQAVEPARTEPVVTEVSFSTIGLRLPPGLEELQIRTRDLDGVWNEWLDIDRVDAVLDGPDADSPEAATAASDVTEPIWVGPSDAFQLTFDADAVTCDGCDIGDQIEAILVDTLGANESTLAKVVRHLTPRPVVAPAEATAARPTIISRAGWGANESIRRGSPSYRTPTFAVLHHTAGSNNYTRAQSAAVVRGIYHYHAQTLGWGDIGYNILVDRYGQIFEGRFGGLDRGVIGAHARGYNTGSFGVSVMGNFDIADVPSAALESVARVSAWKYDVHGIDRSASRTMTVNGTRINTFTSHRNVGQTACPGRYLYARMGHLRSRIASLATGISPAGSTRFRDVPASHPHYTAIETIAVRRITEGCAPGFYCPSDPVVRAQMASFLVRALDLPAVSGTPFRDIDSGPHASAVASLAAAGITTGCEPRRFCPNAPVTRGQMATFIARGFEVPRTPSRFPDVPRGHTHDGAIGGLVEAGIASGYRDGSFRPSQPVTRAEMAAFLARALAWAAKQA; encoded by the coding sequence GTGACCAGCCTCACCGCGCTGACGCTCGTCCCGGTCGCGCCCGCCATCGCCACCGAGGTCGCCCCACCGCAGACCGTCACCACCACGGTGGAGGGCCTACGGCTGGCGACCGATCCTGAGGGAGCGGACGTCGCGTCCGACCTCCAGGCCGTCGAGCCCGCCCGGACCGAACCGGTCGTCACCGAGGTGTCGTTCTCGACCATCGGCCTGCGCCTGCCGCCCGGCCTCGAGGAGCTGCAGATCCGAACGCGCGACCTCGACGGCGTCTGGAACGAGTGGCTCGACATCGACCGCGTCGACGCCGTCCTCGATGGTCCGGACGCGGACAGCCCCGAGGCCGCCACCGCCGCCAGCGACGTGACCGAGCCCATCTGGGTCGGTCCCTCGGACGCGTTCCAGCTCACCTTCGATGCCGACGCGGTGACCTGCGACGGCTGCGACATCGGTGACCAGATCGAGGCGATCCTCGTCGACACCCTCGGCGCCAACGAGAGCACCCTCGCCAAGGTCGTGCGCCACCTGACCCCGCGACCGGTGGTCGCGCCAGCCGAGGCGACCGCGGCCCGGCCCACGATCATCTCCCGCGCCGGCTGGGGGGCCAACGAGTCCATCCGTCGCGGCAGCCCCTCGTACCGGACCCCGACCTTCGCGGTCCTGCACCACACCGCCGGGTCGAACAACTACACCCGCGCGCAGTCGGCGGCCGTCGTCCGCGGCATCTACCACTACCACGCGCAGACGCTCGGCTGGGGCGACATCGGCTACAACATCCTCGTCGACCGCTACGGGCAGATCTTCGAGGGACGCTTCGGCGGTCTGGACCGCGGCGTCATCGGGGCCCACGCCCGCGGTTACAACACCGGTTCCTTCGGGGTCTCGGTGATGGGCAACTTCGACATCGCCGACGTGCCCTCCGCCGCGCTCGAGTCGGTCGCCCGCGTCAGCGCCTGGAAGTACGACGTCCACGGCATCGACCGCAGCGCCTCGCGGACCATGACCGTCAACGGCACCCGGATCAACACCTTCACGTCGCACCGCAACGTCGGCCAGACCGCGTGCCCGGGCCGGTACCTCTACGCCCGGATGGGGCACCTGCGGAGCCGCATCGCGTCCCTGGCCACCGGTATCAGCCCGGCCGGCTCCACCCGGTTCCGTGACGTGCCGGCCAGCCACCCCCACTACACCGCGATCGAGACCATCGCCGTGCGACGCATCACCGAGGGCTGCGCGCCCGGCTTCTACTGCCCGAGCGACCCGGTCGTGCGCGCCCAGATGGCCTCGTTCCTCGTCCGTGCCCTCGACCTGCCAGCGGTGAGCGGCACCCCGTTCCGCGACATCGACTCGGGTCCCCACGCCAGCGCTGTCGCGTCGCTGGCTGCAGCGGGGATCACCACCGGTTGCGAGCCGCGCCGCTTCTGCCCCAACGCGCCCGTCACGCGGGGTCAGATGGCGACTTTCATCGCACGTGGGTTCGAGGTCCCGCGGACGCCGAGCCGTTTCCCCGACGTCCCGCGCGGACACACCCACGACGGAGCCATCGGCGGCCTCGTCGAGGCAGGGATCGCAAGCGGCTACCGCGACGGCTCCTTCCGGCCGAGCCAGCCGGTGACACGCGCCGAGATGGCCGCGTTCCTGGCCCGCGCGCTCGCCTGGGCCGCGAAGCAGGCGTGA
- a CDS encoding NAD(P)/FAD-dependent oxidoreductase: MLVVGGGPAGLSAATWLGRYRRRTLLVDAGDHRNRAVEAVHGLLGRDPVTPAQLRQDALEGLSRYPHVTVRQGTVSGLDHADEGFEVEVDGQCLHASRVVLATGVRDRLPAIDGLAEHYGAGLQHCPTCEGFEARGRPVVVLGWGAHVPAFATELLDWASEVVVVSDGTPLQVTDAQRRQLDEVGIELVDGRAEALLGPRGDLHAVRLVGGRELPAAMAFFSIGHDPTVELARGLGCALTDEGVIAVDHEQGTSVAGVFAAGDVTPGMQLVAVAIGEGATAGVACAQSLQGRATVPGAPPAAPSPELLAP; this comes from the coding sequence GTGCTCGTGGTCGGCGGGGGACCGGCCGGCCTCAGCGCGGCCACCTGGCTCGGGCGGTACCGACGTCGCACGCTGCTCGTCGACGCCGGCGATCACCGCAACCGCGCGGTCGAGGCCGTCCACGGGCTCCTCGGCCGCGACCCCGTCACTCCGGCGCAGCTGCGCCAGGACGCGCTCGAGGGGCTGAGCCGGTACCCCCACGTGACCGTGCGCCAGGGCACGGTCTCGGGCCTCGACCACGCGGACGAGGGGTTCGAGGTCGAGGTCGATGGGCAGTGCCTGCACGCCAGCCGCGTCGTGCTCGCGACGGGCGTCCGTGACCGGCTCCCGGCGATCGACGGTCTCGCCGAGCACTACGGCGCCGGTCTGCAGCACTGTCCGACCTGCGAGGGGTTCGAGGCCCGCGGCCGGCCCGTCGTGGTGCTCGGTTGGGGGGCACACGTGCCGGCCTTCGCGACCGAGCTGCTCGACTGGGCCAGCGAGGTGGTGGTCGTCAGCGACGGGACGCCGCTCCAGGTCACCGACGCGCAACGCCGGCAGCTCGACGAGGTGGGCATCGAGCTCGTCGACGGCCGCGCCGAGGCGCTGCTCGGCCCCCGCGGCGACCTGCACGCCGTCCGGCTCGTCGGCGGGCGCGAGCTGCCGGCCGCGATGGCGTTCTTCTCCATCGGCCACGACCCGACGGTCGAGCTCGCGCGCGGACTCGGCTGTGCGCTGACCGACGAGGGGGTCATCGCGGTCGATCACGAGCAGGGCACGAGCGTCGCCGGTGTCTTCGCGGCGGGCGACGTCACACCGGGGATGCAGCTGGTCGCCGTCGCCATCGGCGAGGGTGCTACGGCCGGTGTGGCGTGCGCCCAGTCCCTGCAGGGGCGGGCGACCGTCCCGGGTGCGCCGCCGGCCGCGCCGTCCCCCGAGCTCCTCGCGCCCTGA
- a CDS encoding S-layer homology domain-containing protein, with translation MLRVTSGAVLSLLLGVGLVVAMLPSPSASASAVAGTDQIVNITFPVHDQGRLTSYHNDYFGQRSRGDHGATDIGGPNAYGLPVHAAVGGRITSINGIEGRSLPSWGWAISILGTDGRTYRYLHLGRQDGPAEEAYAPGLVRGSEVQRGQHIGYVGHSGNASASWPHLHFEISDPNVVDRQGTDRINPYFSLRDAEARRDYPSGSVARVNRARFSDVPSDHPHLAGITWVAEQGITRGCATPGHYCPSNGVTRGQMATFLMLAGKLPDGGPHGFSDVPAGHPHERGIAAIKAAGITSGVGGGRFDPQGIVRRDQMATFLRNALDLPRSDRRFPDVHGSSPHAGAIGSIADAGITTGYKDGTYQPGLTVTRAQMATFLQRAHAAR, from the coding sequence GTGCTGCGTGTCACATCCGGTGCTGTCCTCTCGCTCCTGCTCGGTGTCGGCCTCGTGGTCGCGATGCTGCCCTCCCCGTCGGCGTCGGCGTCAGCGGTCGCCGGCACCGACCAGATCGTGAACATCACCTTCCCGGTCCACGACCAGGGCCGCCTCACCAGCTACCACAACGACTACTTCGGGCAGCGTTCCCGAGGTGATCACGGGGCGACCGACATCGGTGGCCCGAACGCGTACGGCCTCCCCGTCCACGCGGCGGTCGGGGGCCGCATCACCAGCATCAACGGCATCGAGGGCCGCTCGCTGCCGAGCTGGGGTTGGGCCATCAGCATCCTCGGGACGGACGGGCGGACCTACCGCTACCTCCACCTCGGCCGCCAGGACGGCCCCGCGGAGGAGGCCTACGCCCCCGGTCTCGTCCGGGGTTCCGAGGTCCAGCGCGGGCAGCACATCGGGTACGTCGGCCACTCGGGCAACGCGTCGGCCTCGTGGCCGCACCTGCACTTCGAGATCTCCGACCCCAACGTGGTCGACCGCCAGGGCACCGACCGGATCAACCCGTACTTCAGCCTCCGGGACGCCGAGGCCCGTCGGGACTATCCGAGCGGTTCGGTCGCGCGGGTCAACCGGGCCCGGTTCTCCGACGTCCCCTCCGACCACCCGCACCTGGCCGGCATCACCTGGGTCGCCGAGCAGGGCATCACCAGGGGCTGTGCCACCCCCGGCCACTACTGCCCCTCCAACGGGGTCACCCGTGGTCAGATGGCGACCTTCCTCATGCTCGCCGGCAAGCTGCCCGACGGGGGTCCCCACGGCTTCAGCGACGTGCCCGCAGGACACCCGCACGAGCGCGGCATCGCTGCCATCAAGGCTGCCGGGATCACCAGCGGGGTCGGCGGCGGCCGCTTCGACCCGCAGGGCATCGTGCGTCGCGATCAGATGGCCACGTTCCTGCGCAACGCCCTCGACCTGCCCCGGTCGGACCGGCGGTTCCCGGACGTGCACGGATCGTCGCCGCACGCCGGTGCCATCGGTTCCATCGCGGATGCAGGCATCACCACGGGCTACAAGGACGGCACCTACCAGCCCGGGCTGACGGTCACCCGTGCCCAGATGGCGACCTTCCTGCAGCGCGCTCACGCCGCCCGCTGA
- a CDS encoding tyrosine recombinase XerC: protein MPERPIPAPMSEAWRETLDAFLDHLALERGRRANTVDAYRRDAEDLIRTVVGWGIDHPGELELLTLRRYLADLADRGYARATLARRAATIRTWFAFLAERGAIARDVASLLQSPTPGRHLPRVLRVDEVTRLLEAPDARTALGRRDRALLELLYATGARVGEACGLDLADLDLPQLQVHLDGKGGKQRIVPLGVPAVDALRTYLGAARPMLLPAGAVAVTDAVFLGARGGRLGTRDARTIVERAARAAGVGHVTPHTLRHTAATHLLEGGADVRQVQEVLGHSSLATTQRYTHLSRGRLREVHAAAHPRARSSAHYGG from the coding sequence GTGCCCGAGCGCCCGATCCCGGCCCCGATGTCCGAGGCGTGGCGCGAGACGCTCGACGCCTTCCTCGACCACCTCGCCCTCGAGCGCGGCCGCCGCGCCAACACCGTCGACGCCTACCGGCGGGACGCCGAGGACCTGATCCGGACCGTCGTCGGCTGGGGGATCGACCACCCCGGTGAGCTCGAGCTGCTCACCCTCCGGCGCTACCTCGCCGACCTCGCTGACCGTGGGTACGCCCGAGCGACCCTGGCCCGGCGTGCCGCCACCATCCGGACCTGGTTCGCGTTCCTCGCCGAACGGGGCGCGATCGCACGCGACGTTGCCTCCCTCCTGCAGAGCCCCACCCCCGGACGGCACCTGCCCCGGGTCCTGCGGGTCGACGAGGTCACCCGCCTCCTCGAGGCGCCGGACGCGCGGACGGCCCTCGGACGCCGCGACCGCGCCCTGCTCGAGCTGCTCTACGCCACCGGTGCCCGCGTCGGCGAGGCCTGCGGACTCGACCTGGCCGACCTCGACCTCCCGCAGCTGCAGGTGCACCTCGACGGCAAGGGCGGCAAGCAGCGCATCGTGCCCCTCGGGGTCCCGGCGGTCGACGCGCTACGCACCTACCTCGGCGCGGCTCGGCCGATGCTCCTGCCCGCCGGTGCGGTCGCCGTGACGGACGCCGTCTTCCTCGGCGCGCGGGGTGGTCGACTCGGCACGCGGGACGCCCGGACGATCGTCGAACGGGCCGCCCGAGCTGCGGGTGTCGGTCATGTGACACCCCACACGTTGCGGCACACGGCGGCGACCCACCTGCTCGAGGGTGGCGCGGACGTGCGTCAGGTCCAGGAGGTCCTCGGACACAGCTCGCTCGCGACGACGCAGCGCTACACCCACCTGTCACGAGGACGGCTGCGGGAGGTCCACGCCGCGGCGCACCCCCGTGCGCGGTCGTCGGCGCACTACGGTGGCTAG